The sequence below is a genomic window from Pseudorca crassidens isolate mPseCra1 chromosome 7, mPseCra1.hap1, whole genome shotgun sequence.
AACCATCCGGGACAGGGACGGTGAGTGGGGGGCAATAGAGATGGGTTGATCGAGCGTTCCCCCTTACCAACAAGCACCCTCTCATCCCCTAAACTCTGTGTTGCAGGCCTGAAGAGTCTGCGGAAGAGGTCCCTCTGTACGGGAACCTGCATTATCTACAGACAGGTAGGAAGCTTTCAGAGGGTAGGGGCACAGTGGCCAGGGTGCAGGGGGAGGAACAAGAAGTGACCAGATTCCTGTTCCCTGTCCTAGGACGACTGTCTCAAGAACCGGGGCCAgaccaacagaatccaacacctgGAGGCCCTGCCAGGGTGAGTCAGTTGTGGCTgaagaagaggggagggaaggtagTGGGGGATTTTTCAAGGGTCCAGTGAACTTCTAACAGCCTTGCAACTCCAGGCTGCAGAGGAGGTGATGCGCTATACCAGCCTGCAGCTGCGGCCTCCTCAGGGCCGGATCCCCAGCCCTGGAAGCCCCATCAAGTACTCGGAGGTGGTGCTGGACCCTGAGCCAAAGCCCCAGGCCTCGAGCCCCGAGCCGGAGCTCTACGCCTCAGTGTGTGCCCAGACCCGCAGAGCCCGGGCTTCCTTTCCAGACCAGGCCTACGCCAACAGCCAGCCTGCACCCAGCTGA
It includes:
- the SIT1 gene encoding signaling threshold-regulating transmembrane adapter 1, whose product is MPATLASVPPGPSTSDNYTDLLAPGIPSLTKAWGLWALLGAVTLLLLISLAVHLFQWTSGWSRNHPGQGRPEESAEEVPLYGNLHYLQTGRLSQEPGPDQQNPTPGGPARAAEEVMRYTSLQLRPPQGRIPSPGSPIKYSEVVLDPEPKPQASSPEPELYASVCAQTRRARASFPDQAYANSQPAPS